From Microcaecilia unicolor chromosome 11, aMicUni1.1, whole genome shotgun sequence, the proteins below share one genomic window:
- the LOC115480862 gene encoding 2'-5'-oligoadenylate synthase 1-like, which produces MFHHACAACSKANMDLCKAKAKDLDIFISEKLQPNERFLSQMATAVDSVCTFLKENCFKEVQVKGSKVKVLKVVKGGSTGKGTTLKGRSDADLVVFLSCFADYRDQEDNRREIIDEIRKKLEPYKGRGFTVTIEKSKWPNPRVLSFQLKLDNYEDVVECDVLPAYDPLGQVTKDYRPDPRVYSNLLRTCPEGGGFSTCFTELQRDFVKCRPTKVKSLIRLVKYWYKSYFEDKPEVKKLPPKYALELLTIRAWEEDGKKDDENTKFNTAELFRKVLEMVLNYRTLCVYWLKYYDIDFLESQLSKRRPIIMDPADPTGNFGEGYCWAEVARAAEVCMSQPPSVELVITQDNQFLLSVSVSPYTKIQQVKERIQLERGISIDTMSLFLGDQELLSQCTLVQYGIFSSTMLKLKTQGSYCTLL; this is translated from the exons ATGTTTCACCATGCCTGTGCTGCTTGctcaaaagccaacatggatcttTGCAAAGCTAAAGCAAAAGACTTGGATATATTCATTTCTGAGAAACTCCAACCAAATGAGCGTTTTCTGAGTCAGATGGCAACTGCTGTTGACTCTGTCTGtacattcctaaaagaaaactgcTTTAAGGAAGTTCAAGTCAAGGGATCTAAAGTCAAGGTGCTAAAGGTGGTTAAG GGAGGGTCCACCGGCAAAGGCACAACCCTGAAAGGCAGATCTGATGCAGACCTTGTGGTGTTTCTCAGCTGTTTCGCAGATTACAGAGACCAGGAGGATAACCGGAGAGAGATTATTGATGAGATCCGCAAGAAGCTGGAACCGTACAAGGGCAGAGGCTTTACAGTTACCATTGAGAAATCAAAATGGCCCAACCCGCGGGTGCTCAGTTTCCAGCTGAAGCTTGATAATTATGAGGATGTTGTTGAGTGTGATGTCCTGCCTGCCTATGATCCTCTGG GCCAGGTCACAAAGGACTACAGACCTGACCCCAGGGTATATTCAAACCTCTTACGCACCTGCCCTGAGGGAGGAGGGTTTTCCACTTGCTTCACCGAACTGCAGAGGGATTTTGTCAAATGCCGACCCACTAAAGTCAAGAGCCTGATTCGTCTGGTGAAATACTGGTACAAATCG tACTTTGAGGACAAACCTGAAGTGAAAAAGCTGCCTCCAAAGTATGCCCTGGAGCTCCTGACCATTCGTGCCTGGGAAGAGGATGGGAAGAAGGATGATGAGAACACAAAGTTTAACACGGCTGAACTTTTCCGTAAAGTGCTGGAGATGGTCTTGAATTACAGGACACTCTGTGTTTACTGGCTGAAATATTATGACATAGACTTCCTGGAATCACAGTTAAGCAAACGCAG GCCAATTATCATGGACCCAGCAGATCCAACAGGAAACTTTGGGGAAGGTTATTGCTGGGCAGAGGTTGCAAGAGCAGCTGAAGTCTGCATGTCCCAG CCACCATCTGTTGAGCTTGTGATCACTCAAGATAACCAGTTCCTGCTTAGTGTGTCTGTTAGCCCCTACACTAAAATCCAGCAGGTCAAAGAGAGAATCCAGTTGGAAAGGGGTATTTCCATTGATACCATGAGCCTCTTTCTCGGAGACCAGGAACTGTTGAGTCAGTGTACACTGGTACAATATGGCATCTTCTCCAGCACCATGCTCAAGCTAAAAACCCAAGGATCCTATTGTACGCTACTGTGA